The stretch of DNA ccccagccagccTCTCGTCCTCCTCCGCAGCCGAACGAGGTCCCGGTCAAGCTGAACACGGCCACCATCCTGCGGGAAGGGGCCTTATACCAGCGGCAGGTGGAGAAGGAGCTGCAGAGGTCGGGGGAACGGGACCGGGCTGGCAGGCAGGGTGCGGGGAGGGCCTGGCGGCTGCAGTCCTGCAGCCTGTGGGGCCTCCCGCAGGTGGGGTTGGGGTCCCAGCTGCACCCCAGAAAGACCCCCTCGGCTCCGTGAGGGGGTCAGACAGGGTAGGGGTGGGCTCAGCAGTCGCTGGCCCGCCCCACGCCTCCCTCGGGGGTGGGCACCTCCTCGGGCCGCATCCTGGGCCCTACTTGAGATGCCCGTGCTCGCTCCCTGAGCTGGGCGCTGGGCGGGAGCTGGGGTGGCTGGCCGGATGAATGAGAGACAGAGCGAGGGACAGAGGGGCGGAGCATGGGcagaggggtgggcggggcgacGGCGGTGGACACACAGGGGTGCAGACATGTggaagaagggagggtgggaagcTGTGGGTGAAGGGCGGCCAGAGCAGGCAGGCACCAGGCGGGTGGGCGACGTGGCCGCTCGGGTACAGGGCAGCCCACGCCCGTGAGTCCAGTGTCCACAGGGGACCCCGAGGCCTCCTGGAGGCCCGCACGGGCCCCATCCCAGGAGGAACTTCAGCCGCCGCTCCCCTTTCTGTCAGAGTGGACAAGCTTGTGGACGGGGCCGGGGACTTCTCGGAGTTCCTGGAGTGGCAGAGGAAGATGCAGGCCAAGGACCGGGAGGAGCAGCGGGCCGCGGACGAGTGCCGGCGGCTGCAGGGGAAGCTCAGCCACGAGGAGGCGGCGCTGGCCCGGCAGCAGCTCCTGCAGGAGAACCGGCACCGGGCcacccagaggagagaggaggtgacCGGTccggagggggctgggggcccgtCGGGGCGAACCCAGTGGCTCCGGCCCAGCTTCCCCAGGACTCGGCGCTACGCCCCCAGCTTCGCCGCCAGATCTGGGCTGGCGGCTGCGGTGGTCGGGGCCGGCGCCTCGGGAGCACGCCGGGGGGCCGGGGGACGTGACCTGGGTCTCTGTGGGGGGCCTGGCCTCCAGAGGCTCCCGAGCTTCTGATTCGGGGTCTGCGGCTGGCTCTGCCCTCCAGACCTCATGCtgctcccagggctggggcagggggcagggtgggggaggggacacaggtctgctggggggggggggggtcctggagCCCGCCCTGACGGTGGCAGGTCACTGCCCCAGCAGATGGCTGAGCTCATGCGGCAGCGTGCCCAGAGGCGCCTCCAGGAGGAGAAGTCCCTGAAggagctggtggagcaggtggccGAGGGGCAGAAGAACGTCCAGGTGGCGCAGATGAAGCTCCTGAAGGGCCGGCGGCAGGCAGGTACGGCAGAGGCCAGGTGCGCCGCCAGGTTGGTGAGGGCCCGGCGCCCCGAGGCGAGGCTCCCCCGCcgttccccctccctgccccccgctttctgagcccccagcagcccccttgGCCCCAAGTCCAGGAGATGGCCGAGGAGAACCGAGTGCTGCTGCAGCGCCGCGCGGAGGAGGCCAAGGAGGAGCAGCGGCGGCGCTGCGAGCTCATCAATCAGCTCCGGGCCCTGGAGTCGCAGCCCACACGCCAGGGCAAGCTTGTGGACCTGACCCAGGTGAGCGCACAGCCCCCGGTGAGGCCCCCGTGTCTTACTGGGTGTGCGGTGTCGCCAAAGGAGGGCACGCCCAGGGTGCCCGCCTCAACTCCGCCTGGCCACCCGCGCCCAGATGCAGGCCCCGCGCTGCTGTGccgcagggctggggctggcctcAGAGGTTGCGCTTCTGTCGGGGAGAACGTGGCAACCCCTGGCGGCAGGGGCCAAGGCTCCTGGGGCTGGACAGGGTGGGCtttgccttgctgtgtgtccagGGGGGTCCGAGACCACCCAGGTGGAAAGGGCAGTGTAGGGAGAGCACAGTGTGAGGCGGCCAGAGGCTGGACGGGCGGCAGCTGAGTCTGGGCACCAGAGCCCGGAAGCCCGTGCAGGAAGCACTGCAACAGGCCGGCCGACTCAGCGCGGCGGGGGCAGGCCTGGTCCCGGGGGCGAGGGCATCCTGAGTGCTCTCtgtccaggcccagccctggctctgtttGGGGCTTGGGCTGCAGGGTCCTGGGCTGGAGAAGCTGGATGGCGGGAGTGTCACACAGACACCACCGGGTAGAGGGCCAGTGGggacctgggggcctggccaggcccATGGACGGTGGGAGGGGCACCAGTGCTGCGCCCCAGGACGGCCGGGGCCCAGGAGACGGCTGCTGGGCTGGACGTGCGCCAAGGCGCGGGCTGCCAGCCTGCGGCCTCCCCGCTCGCCCTAGACCCCCGGGCACGGCCTGGAAGGGGAGATGTCCATCGTGGAGCTGCGCGAGCGGCTGGCCCTGCTCAAGGAGGCCCAgcagcgggaggaggaggagcggcgGGACCAGATCATCCAGGGCAAGCGCGCCAAGAGCCAGGAGCTGCAGAACGCGCTGGAGCAGATCTCGCTGTGCCGCGCCGCCATGGGGCGGTCTGCGGCCTTGAGGTCGGTGCCCTCCGCAGCCTCGGGGTCCTCCTCGCCACACCCCCCTGCCGCCCGGgcagtgcccccacccctgctgtttTCATCAGCGGTCCTCAGGCGTTCGGGGAAGGCGAACAATCGTGCAGACGTGGCTGGATGCCCACGACCTAGATCCGGCCATCCTGCATCTGGGTCGCGGGTGCAGCCGTGGCCGCGTGCTCCGGCTCACCAGCTAGCTCATCCTCCCCTGCCGAGCCGCCGTCTGGGGGTGGCTGCGAGCGCCTGACACTGTTCTGAGCGGTTGGTGCGCGTCTTCTGAGAGAAAACACACTGTCCCACGTAAGCACAGCACGCGACAGAGCAGAAAGTCTGGCAGAAATTCCTGACAGCTCGAGCATCATCCTGTTCCCACACTTCTCCAGGGTTCCTAAGGCTGTGcgctgtaactttttttttttttgaaaccaaTGCCTAGTAGAGACCCACACAGCGTCGGACAGTCCAGCATCTCCACGCCGCCCTCACGGGCAGTTCGTTTGTTCGGGGAACACAGCGGCTACTTTCCCGGCCGCGTGTGGCGGTTGGGTCAGGCAGAGGCCGGTGTCAGCCTCCAGGGCTGGGTAGGCCTGTGGGCCCCGGCCTGATCCTTCCGGGAGGCAGGGAGGTTGGGAGGCACCCAGGGCTCCAGACAAAGTGTCAGAGTGTGACAGGTGGGGCGGACAGAGGAGGGACAGTCACAAAACCCAGCACCATGGGTCCTGAGTGTCTGCTGCTCCGGTTATGTATGCTTCAGAGGTGGCCGAGACAACTCCGAGGGTCCCCACGGTGGCTTGCCCCTGGGAGACCTCGCCACATCCCAGGTGCCCGCCAGACCCCAAACCCAGTCTGGGTGGTGTTGGGAGCCTCCGAGGCTCCAGACCCCCCACCAACGCCCCTGGAACCCCTGCACGGAGCTAGAGCCCACGGCATTCACGCACGAGGGGCGGTTTGGCGGGCACTGGGGCTGCAGTCAGCCGGGCAGCTGGTGGCCGGGGAACCGCACCTGCAGTGCCTTGGGCTGTGATGCGCACCTGAGGGGAAGGCAGCCGGGAACAGCCGGTATCCTGGCCTCCTTATGGGAGGAAAACGGCTTAGCTTGGGGGAGGTTTGTCAAGATAGCAGTGCCAACAGAGGATACTTCCAGGCAAGAGAGCGGAGAGGGGAGCGCCAGGTAGAAGGGGGCCTTCACTCATTGCTCCAAACGCACCTCGTTAATACAGACGGGAtgcttctttaaaatgttaagcaCAAAGAACAAACAGGTAGCGGCGCCGGGGAGCCCCACCAGAGAGGCCCTCGAAGGGTTACCCCGCTCCAGGCCACCTAAATCACTCCCCTCGCTGCGGTCGGGACCCCCTCCCAAGCTCACCCAGTCGCACCCgtgcaggtgggaggagaaaaaagCAGCGGCCCCGCCGGCGCCCTCGCAGGACGAGCGCGTGCAGGAGCTGCAGCGCAGGATCGAAGAGAGGGCGGCTGAGCGGCGCAGTCGGGCGGCCAAGCAGTACGTGCCGGCGTCAAGGGCCGAGCGCTTCAAGCCGCAGGTGAGCCAGGACTGGGGGGGactgggcggggctgggctgggagggccggGGTGGGCAGCTGGGTAGACGCCCCCGCCTACACCAAccctccccgcccacccaccgGCAGCCGGAGGAGCTACAGGCGCAGCACTGGCTGAAGCTGGAGCAGAGCCGCGAGCGCAGGCTGCGTGCGAGGCAGCGGAGAGGCTCGGCCTGCGGGCCGGCGCGCCGCCTGCAGGCCGCCTGAGCTGGGCGGGCACATCCCTGGGCTCCGAGGCCCCGGCCGAATAAAGAGAGCAGCCTGCCTCCTGCGGTCCTTGGCCGTCCCCCCTCCAGTCCCTCCGCCCGCGCCCCCGGCCCCACCTGCCCAGAGCAGCATTGTCAGATAAAATGCAGGACGCCAGATTGAGACAATTTTATGCCAAGAGAGTATCCGCTCTTTATTTGGAATCCCAACGGACCTGGCCCCGGGGATTTTATGTGCTACACATGGCCCCCTAGCCCTTCCCCACGCCCAGCATTGGCTCCCCTCTTCTGAGGTCCCAGAGCCTCTTCTGTGTGTGGAAACCTGGAGCCCCCACTCCCCATCTGGAGTCCCCTGGTTTAACCTGGGGGCCCCCAAgactgggggtgtgtgtgtgtgtgtgtgtgttgtgtgtgtttggtCGGAGAAGTGGCCAGGATCCTTGCGCCACTAGGAACCGGCCCTCCTCATGCTGCATCTCATGAAAACCTAACAGCGATgattgcgggggcggggggcagtgagGATGGCAAAGGAACTGGCCCTCCTCATGCTGCATCTCATGAAAACCTAACAGCGATgactgcgggggcggggggcagtgagGATGGCAAAGGAACTGGCCCTGCCCCCATTCTGCTGGTGGTCAGAGGTGGGGTAACATGGCCCCAGAGCCAGAACCCAAAGCTGAGCCTGGGGACCTTAGAGCATTGCCCAGCCTCCTCCAGTCGCCAAGAGCACAAGGTTGGGCCACTAGGCACGAGCCTGCCCAGGGCCGGACAGGGATGAGTTTGCTCTCCTGGGCCTTGGGGCCCAGCACCAGGCTGCAGAGGGTGTGGCCTCGGGGACGGGCTGGCTGCGCTGCCACTCCCAGGAAGAAGGGGGACAGTCAAGGAAGGGCTGGAAACTGCCAGGTTGGGTAGATGTCCAGGAGGaaggtcccctcccccaaccctcctggGTCTTCAGAGAAGATGGCATCTCGGAGGCGGGGCTCCAGGGCACGCTCTGGTCAGGAAGGTAGGTATCTCGGAGTGACAAGAACAGAAAGATCGGAGTTCTCCCCCAATATTCTGAATGGCATTAGAACCCCAGGATTTCCCCGCAACCCAGGCTGGTGAAAAGAGGAATTTCCCACCCCCTGTCAAATCAGAGCTGGGAGCAAATTAAACATCgttcagaaaaacaaatgtgacATTTCTGATATACCGTGTTGTGTTTCCAACCCATTTCATTTGTTATCAAGGGACTACATTGATGAGACCTGTCTGACAGTCGCTCAGGAGCTCCAAGGGATTCACGAAGGGTTTTATTAGCTCCCAGAACTGGTGCTCCAAATGCAGGGTGGGCTTCAGGACCTGCCTGATCCAGGAGCTCTGCCTCCACACTGATAGCAGGTCTAGCCTCATCCTGTCTGCACAGAGACAGGCCTTCCCTTCCCGGTGCTTTAGGATGGAAGCCTCTTGCGTCCTTGAAGCCTTGGGTGAACATCAATCACAGTGTCACTAGGCTGAATTGAACATGCTGTCCAGGCCAGTTCCTGCAGTGGGCATGGGTGCCCAAAGCACGGGTGGCAAGAGGGGAGAGGCAGTAGCCCCACAAATTCGGGAACTGCTGATGGTGGTGGTTGGCAGACCACAAGGCCCCTACCCGCCTCCTGAACTGGCCCGCTGCCCAGAGACACCGTGAGAGCTCCTGGGGCGTCTGCTCCATACACACCTTGGTGGGAGCAGGTCCCCGGCCATCCCGAGGGTGTGGACAGTAGATGGATGCAAAATGTCTGCCTGCATCCATGTTCCTTGCCGTGTGACCACCCACCAAGAGGCAGAGCCTGCTTCCCCCAGCCCTggacttgctttggccagtggGATGCAGCAGAAGTGGCTGTGTGCCAGCTTAGAGCCGGGGCCACCAGTGGCCCTggagctccctctttccctctcgcTCTCTTGGAACCCTGCCCACCCCGGTGCGAGCACGTCCTGGCGGCCGGCTGGGACGAAGCCCCACGTGCAGCAGAGCCAGCTGTCCTCCCAGCCTgggtcacccccacccctcccgcaaACCAGCAGACCCCGACGATGTGTAAGCTCTGCCAGGACCCAAACCCGCCCCCAGAACTAACTTGTATTCCCGAGCAACGGGAAGCAAGTTAGCTTCCAACGGGAAGCGGGTTACTGACATCACTGAGCCCTGTGGAGGCTGGTCCCAAAGCCGAGGCGAGTGGGCacgcctcccctccctgctccagccgCCCGCCCCGGGAAGGAAGGTGTGGCCGGTGCCCAGGGGCCCCTCTGGGGACCACCGGGGAAGATGGCACTCTGCTGAGGTGTATTTCCCacgtgagtgagtgagtgagtgcctCTGGAAAACCCTTGCTGACAACGTCTGCGACTCACTCGGGCCGGCGGTCCTGGCTCCGCAGGTAATCGACGACGGGCAGGCTCTCGGGCCCCGGCGTGTGGCCCGGGCACCCGCACTCAGCTGCGTGGCACcgcaggagggcagggccactGGTCTTGCCTCTACGCTGTGGACTCCCGGGGTCAGAGGCACTTCttgggagggagccagggaggctTACATCACAAGCTCCGTGTCCCTCGAGCTTTGCAGAGGCCTGGGAGGCCGCTTTTGAGCACGAACGTGGTGTTTGTCATGACTCTGCTTCTCAACATcacatcttttttaatttatttattttatttatttattttgagagagaagggaagggagggagaaagagaggggaagaaacatcaacgtgtggttgcctctcttggcccgccccccagtggggacctggcccacaacccaggtgtttGCCACAGTCGGGAATctaaccggcgaccctttggttcgcaggctggcactcagtcctctacgccacaccagacagggctcagcGTCACGTCTTCAATGTCCAGAAGTTACAAATACAAACCGTAGCTTTTCCTCAGGCTGTGAAATCCCAGTGACTAATCTGTGTATAAAGCTGGTCGTGTGTAGCTATCACTAGGATCGCTCATGTGTGATGGTTTATAACCTGAAACTCCCCCTAAACATTCAAACTGCATTTACACACATAGGATCTGAATTTGTTTCTTTAGCATTTTAGTTGTCTGCCTCGTCAAGTATTTTAGAATTTCTATAGATGAATTAAACGTGTCCGTTCCTCCGTTCCACTTGTCAATTCCCTTTAATACTATTCCCACTGTGATCACAGGCTGTGGGAAACCGTACACCTTCCAACTTAAAATCACTGTCAAAATGAAGAACTCAACCACACACTTCACAATGGAGTCAGGTGGTTCTGACGCGCGACCATGCCGAATTCCCTTCCGGTGGCACAAACTGTCAAACCCAGAGACTGCTCGTGAACTCAAGATAAAAACACGAATGCTCTGGTTTGGGTCTGCTTAGTCACGTCCAAACAAGACCCCGTCTTTTGGGTCCCACACCCCCTCTGAGGGAACTGTCCCTCCCAAGGCTCGTTGCAGGGAGTGACCTCCTCGCTGCTTGGAGGTGCCTGGGGCCAGAGGTGATGGCCAAGGGAATCCTGAGAACCGGGGATTCTTGGAACAAAAGGGGCTCATCGGCAGCCCCCACCCACAGGCTGGCCTGCCGCTGCGCTGCCGTGCGGTGCGGGACCGAGTCCTCCAGCTCTCCGCCGTCCTCCTCCGCCCGTCGGTCCTGTATTATCCCCGCAGGGCAGGTGAGGGAACAGTGAAATTCGCTTCAAcgatggagctgggatttgaacccgggaAGCAGGGATCCGAGACCTGCGCGCCCTTGACCTTTGGCGTTCCACTCGCGGCCCCAGGAACCCCCGAGAGCTCCAGGCTTCTGCGGGACCTCCGGGAGGCCCGGGCGAGAGCGCTCCCACCCCCCGGGTTCAGTCCCCCCTTCCCTGACACCCTCGGCCCCGAGGATAAGGCAGGCTCTCGAGCCGGCACCTGGGCCAGGTTCCTGGCCTCCAAGGTCCGAGCCTCgcctcccccgcccgcccgcccgcccggctccCTACCTCTGTGCTCCCGGCACCCCGGGCGGCCTTCACTTCCCCGGACGCGCCAGCCCGTCTCTCCCCACCCAGGCTCCCTCTTCCGGAACGCTCTTCGAGTCCTTTCAGTTCCCAGCTCCGCAGGCGCTTCCTCCGGGCTCCCGCAGGTGGGCCGGTCGGCGcttccctcctgtctccaccgCCAGCTGGGACAGGTGGTCTCGGACCCCGGGGACaggggctgctggcccagggcccgGCACGTCGCGGGGGCGCGGGCGCCCTGGAGGAGCTGCGGGTCCAGGCCCAGCCTCCCCGGGAACATTGCTCGCAAGGGCCTCACTAATAGAGCCGGGGGCCTGCACGGACGTCCAGCTCCGCGGCGGCCGGCGGCCTCGCTATTCCGCGGACCACAATTCCCGAGAGGCCTTGCCGGCGAGCGGGAGGCGCCGGACGCGTCTCTCGCCAGGAGAGTAGAGATGAATCTCGCGAGAGTAAGTGAGGCCGGAAAAAGCTGCGGTTCAAAGTGGTAATAGACGGCGGTCTCACCCAATAGAATTGAAAATATACACTCTCGACTCCGTAAAACGCGGGAGTAGGCGCGGAGGCAGCCAATGGAAACGCCGGGTAGGCGGAGCTGAGGCCTCCGGAGCGGAAGTGGACTGCTGTTGAGGCGGCGGCGTCTGGCCGGAGTGCTTCTCCTCAGCAGCTTCCGAAGGTGCTTCCTGATTCGGACGCGTCGGCCGCGGCTCCGGCCGGACCAAACCTGCCCCAAGTAAAGCCAGGCTTCtcggggagggggcagcgggcCCGGGCGGCAGGTGCCGGCTTCGGGTGGGTCCGCGGCCTGCAGAGGCCTGGGCGCTGCGGCCGGGGAGCCGCCTCGGTGCGGGCGACCCCGCTTGGGCCCTGACGCCAGGCCGGGCCTTCCCCGGGGCCGCGGGGCCGGCCGATCCGCCCGCTGTCCGCGCGGCTGCACGAGCCCGGCTCGGTGCGGGCGACGAAAGTGGGGCCGCCTCCCCGTGCGTCTCTGCGGCGCGGGCGGCCGCGCCCAGGAGCAAgagcggggaaactgaggctgcgAGGGGCAGGGATGGCCGCAAGGTCACTCGGAGAGTCGGGCGGGGCGGCCCGGGGAGAGGGGCGCCGGGCGGTTCGCGGGAGACCCGGGCCGGGTTTTTGTTCCTCGCTGACGCCGCCCCCTTTGTGTGCGCAGGCCGACCCCCGCGCCTCCCCTGGGcttggagggggcgggggcccgCACTGGGGGCGCCCGGCTAGGCCCCGAGTTGGGTAAATCCCCGGCTTCCGGTCGTTGGCGGCCGGTGATTGCCGCGCCGCAGGCCCGCCCCCTGCGCGTCTGCGGGCCGGCTCCTGAAGGTTAACCAGCGCCTGAACGCCGAGGCCGGAGACCCGAGGCTGCGGGGGACCGCCGCCTCCCCCTTGGGCCCGGCGAGAGGCGGGGAGCGCTCTGGGCTGGGGCCCGCGGTGGCCgttgttggggtggggtggggtggggtgggtgttggGCTCCCCTTGAACGTGTCCACTGACGTGCCCGGTCGCACCTTTGTTCCGCCTCTGCGCCCTTCCAGCCCCCGGAGCCAGGCTCGGGGTCGCCGCCTGCAGCCCCGGGGCCAGCTCGGGCCGCCCAAGGTCGCACGGCCGGCTGTCGCCTGCAGGACCCGGCCTTGGAGCTCAGTGACGAGGCGTTTGGGGACCTCTGGTAACGCaggacttttcttccttttttgtttgttatgggggcgggggaggcgcaCTGGCTTTGGTTTCATGTTTGAGGCCGAGGTGAAACGGGAACATTCGAGTAGAAAATGGGGTTGCAGGCATTTGAGCTCCCGACTCTGATGCAAAgacacttttttctctctttctgctcccGTTAAGAATTACATTCTTTCATGTTCCAGTCAGCACACGTTTGAGGTCTCCTGGCGCCAGGCTTTCCGCTCAGGGTGCAGCCGTGGACAGAGTAAGCCCGgcacaggccctgggggcccggcagtgagggggggggggggggagaggggatgCGGGAGGCGGAAACACAGGTTGTCGGGCTGTGGGGGGGTCAGTAGGCACCAGGTCACAGAAAGTCTTTGGTGTGTGGCCCGGTGCAGGAATTCAAGAGTTTATTTTAAGGCCAGATGGGAAGTCACTGGACTGACACTTCTGAGCAGGGAAGTGACAGGCTGGATGTGTCCTGCAGAGGAGTCACTGGGCTGCGGGAAGGGGGCGAGGCCAGTggccccagggcaggctgggcgAGGGAAGAGGGTCCGGGGCCAGGCAGGTGGCTACCTGCTCTTCCCTGAAGGACTGTGGGTGACGCCTGCGCCCAGCAGCGCCTCTGCCCCAGACCCCTGCTGGAGGAGGTGCGGGGGCTGTCCTGCGAGGCTGTGCCCAGGGCGGCTGGTCTGcgtgctgggggagaggggcctggTGCGTCGTCTCTGAGAGACAGTTGGCTGCATCTGTCCCGGTCCCCAAGTTCGGGACCTTCGGAGGACGCGGCAGGGCTGGCGCCCCGAGACGGGACACGTGTGCCCTCGAGTGCTCTTCTGACCGGTCCTTTCTCCTCAGCGACTGCCCGGCAGGACTCGGGGAGTTCAGAGCGAGGTgctgggggtccccactctgagGAGGGAAGCCTGGAGCCCCGGTGCTCACGCAGGTGGAGTCCCCGTGCGGAGGGACCGGGGGTTGGCGTGGAGGGAGGCTGCGTTCCTGGGGCCTGGAGTTCCTCTGCCAGCGGAGTTTTCGGGGGTGGCTGGAATCGGCACAACATGGAGAACCATGTCCTgcagcacgggggtgggggggctgggagggtgtCTGAGTGAGGGTCGCCTGTAGCCTGCTGTGCCCAAGAGAAACCGGGACCAGTGGCGCTCCTTCCTGGAATATTCTTTCTAAACCACACAGTCCCCTGGTGAACCCACGTGGGTACCTCCAGACAGCGAGTAAGTTGGCGGGGCGTGCAGGTTTACCTGGCGTGCACAAAGTTAAAATAGAAGAATGCCTGCTAACGGCCATTGTTAACAGATCACGCATCCCTGGTTTGGGGCTGTAACCACGGGTCTCCGTGGTGTCAGGAAGGGCACACAGTTGTCAGGGTCTGGGTGTGATCTCACGCATCGCTGGTGAGCAGCGTCCGCGGCGTTGCTTGGCCACAGAGCAGCCTGCCGGGTGTTGTGCCCAGCAGTCCAGAAGCACGGGAGGTCCGTCAGCCTCTGCACTCGGCCACACAGCTAACACGCAGGCCCACCTGGCCTCTGGGCCCCCACTCTGGCGGCTGTCTTCCCTTTGCTGGGCCTAGGCGCCCGCATTTCCCAGCGGTGGGAGAGTGTCAGCCGGTGTTTCCAGGAGCTCCGGGCAGTGAAGACAGCGCTTGAAATGAGGGGGGGTGCTGTTTcgtttctgttcctttttcttctgaagTGACACCTGTCCAGGAGAGGTGTGACTACAGAAATCCTCACCAAACCCAGTTTCCAGCCACTGCACAGTGTTCTGAAGCCTGCTGCTCCGGTGGAGCTCCCGCCCAGCCAGGATGGGGGTCCCGGGGCGCGGGCACTTCTCCGTCTGCGGGGCACCTCGCCTCTCATTTCGGCCCGCTCCTGCAGTTCTGCTGCAGAAGTAAAACTCCTCCGGCACCTTGTTTGATGCTTAACTGTCTTGTGGAGAAGttctctacccccaccccaccccacgatGACCGTCTGTCTGCGTCTCCCTTTCTGT from Phyllostomus discolor isolate MPI-MPIP mPhyDis1 chromosome 1, mPhyDis1.pri.v3, whole genome shotgun sequence encodes:
- the CFAP99 gene encoding cilia- and flagella-associated protein 99 — translated: MAYYRKCLGVVIEQLGRFKPEKDSPEQFLETVRASLQTLSPQRQAFILEVLSGCIEYRKLLAVVVDAFYVRDGRLCLRADYRLFQVICYLATFQLEELGFQLFSDIVKSQPADKMRKFLGFFFNPLNLCSWIRDEWSLVYETAHVTAWTDPLLRWQPEVQELISQLEGRSTSRPPPSKTKVTEPKSFNLTVPRPRAIPVPEPVPVMAKATPAPQSTYQPPKEPKVLEMTKRYNRRRAEELLLLANLEEMRCAAPRARREAPAQGSRKLRLRFLPRIHKTPKLTFYRPNEVPVKLNTATILREGALYQRQVEKELQRVDKLVDGAGDFSEFLEWQRKMQAKDREEQRAADECRRLQGKLSHEEAALARQQLLQENRHRATQRREEMAELMRQRAQRRLQEEKSLKELVEQVAEGQKNVQVAQMKLLKGRRQAVQEMAEENRVLLQRRAEEAKEEQRRRCELINQLRALESQPTRQGKLVDLTQTPGHGLEGEMSIVELRERLALLKEAQQREEEERRDQIIQGKRAKSQELQNALEQISLCRAAMGRSAALRWEEKKAAAPPAPSQDERVQELQRRIEERAAERRSRAAKQYVPASRAERFKPQELQAQHWLKLEQSRERRLRARQRRGSACGPARRLQAA